A region of Halalkaliarchaeum desulfuricum DNA encodes the following proteins:
- a CDS encoding PRC-barrel domain-containing protein encodes MADILAENLSGKAVMGTDGTELGDLYNITMDLKSGRLEHLLVSPHEQLDVRQVSFDTDDRGRLRVPVSTVQAVKDYIVVQR; translated from the coding sequence ATGGCAGACATACTCGCCGAGAACCTCTCGGGGAAAGCCGTCATGGGAACCGACGGCACAGAGCTGGGTGACCTGTACAACATCACGATGGACCTGAAGTCCGGGCGCCTCGAACATCTCCTCGTTTCGCCCCACGAGCAGCTCGACGTCCGGCAGGTGTCGTTCGACACCGACGATCGGGGACGACTACGGGTCCCGGTCTCTACAGTGCAGGCGGTCAAAGACTACATCGTCGTTCAACGCTAG